One segment of Mycobacterium spongiae DNA contains the following:
- a CDS encoding FUSC family protein, which yields MNAKHIRAAASQLGSVLWPIAQTAAAAGLAWYITRDVLDHPYPFFAPIAAAVCLWMTSAVRAEIAVEMMVGVALGIALGAVVREVLATGAIAIAAAVLLSLCVAMLIGQGFVPQRPMFVNQTTMSAILLLTFPLSGLALERIFDALIGGGLALVFSLVLFPKNPVHMLRDARNAVLEAVADMLARIAIPNADSASTPDGTVGIAGQLHRRLAELLEVRKAARLLVRVAPRRWRLRYAVRTADRHAARSAELANAALLLVGTVTRARSGGERLDASIRAALGELSTAVAALAVDDPATAAARAVSIRHRIATPEPAPCSTTQIIVAGAIDACVGELLEVADFAPA from the coding sequence ATGAACGCCAAGCACATCCGGGCGGCCGCGTCCCAACTCGGCAGCGTCTTGTGGCCGATCGCGCAGACCGCGGCAGCGGCCGGATTGGCGTGGTATATCACCCGCGACGTCCTCGACCATCCGTACCCGTTCTTCGCTCCGATCGCCGCAGCGGTATGCCTCTGGATGACCAGCGCGGTGCGCGCCGAAATCGCCGTCGAAATGATGGTCGGCGTAGCGCTCGGGATCGCGCTGGGCGCCGTAGTCCGCGAAGTTCTCGCGACCGGAGCAATCGCGATCGCTGCTGCTGTGCTGTTGTCGCTCTGCGTCGCAATGCTGATCGGACAGGGCTTCGTTCCGCAACGACCGATGTTCGTCAATCAGACCACCATGTCGGCGATACTGCTCCTCACCTTCCCGCTCAGCGGCCTGGCCCTGGAACGGATTTTTGACGCGCTGATCGGGGGCGGTCTGGCCTTGGTGTTCAGCCTGGTGCTGTTCCCGAAGAATCCAGTGCACATGCTGCGCGATGCCCGCAACGCGGTGCTTGAGGCAGTGGCCGACATGCTGGCGCGCATCGCAATCCCCAACGCCGATTCGGCCTCGACGCCAGACGGGACCGTCGGCATCGCCGGCCAGCTGCACCGACGACTGGCCGAACTCCTCGAAGTCCGCAAGGCCGCCCGACTGTTGGTGCGCGTCGCGCCTCGCCGGTGGCGGCTCCGCTACGCCGTGCGCACCGCTGATCGCCACGCCGCGCGATCGGCGGAACTTGCCAACGCCGCACTGCTGCTCGTAGGCACCGTCACGAGAGCTCGGTCCGGCGGCGAGCGGCTCGACGCTTCGATACGCGCCGCCCTTGGCGAGCTCTCCACCGCCGTAGCAGCCCTTGCCGTCGACGACCCGGCCACCGCCGCCGCACGCGCCGTGTCCATCCGCCACCGCATCGCGACGCCGGAACCGGCCCCGTGTAGCACGACGCAAATCATCGTCGCTGGCGCCATCGACGCCTGCGTAGGCGAGTTGCTGGAAGTCGCCGACTTCGCGCCAGCATAA
- a CDS encoding HNH endonuclease signature motif containing protein, with protein MRSGAVADREAITAAFDALEAALDSVAGLEFDALTTREWLALLARCERVRRRVPVPEHQLINHLARQANPEELGGKLCHAIADQTRTSRAEASRRIREAADLGPRRGLTGEPLAPVLAGTAKAQRAGSLGAGHIAVIRRFYHQLPGWVDQPTRDHAEADLADKATQYRPEQLAGFADKIANCLNPDGNFRDEDRARRRGLTLGNQHADGMSELRGWLTPEARATLEAVWAKLSAPGVCNPTEDTACVDGPPSQEAIDADTRSRSQRHHDGLNAALRAVLASGELGQHNGLPASIIVTTTLAELEAASGTGLTGGGSLLPMSDVIRLARHARHYLAVFDKGKTLALYHSRRLASPGQRIVLYAKDRGCTAPGCDVPGYYSEVHHVTPYAHCRATDVNDLTFGCGPHHRLIKPGGWTTRKSANGDTEWLAPPHLDRGQPRVNAFHHPEKLLRHGDDDEDDESDLEV; from the coding sequence ATGCGTTCGGGTGCTGTGGCGGATCGCGAAGCGATCACGGCGGCCTTCGATGCCCTCGAGGCCGCCCTCGACAGCGTGGCCGGTTTGGAATTCGACGCGCTCACCACCCGGGAATGGTTGGCGTTGTTGGCACGCTGCGAACGGGTGCGCCGACGCGTCCCGGTACCCGAACATCAACTGATCAACCATCTGGCCCGCCAAGCCAACCCCGAAGAGCTCGGCGGCAAGCTCTGCCACGCGATCGCCGACCAGACCCGGACCAGTCGCGCCGAGGCCTCCCGGCGCATCCGCGAAGCCGCCGACCTCGGACCCCGGCGGGGGCTCACCGGTGAGCCGTTGGCGCCGGTATTGGCCGGCACCGCCAAAGCCCAGCGCGCCGGAAGTCTCGGCGCCGGACACATCGCGGTCATCCGCCGCTTCTACCACCAGCTGCCCGGCTGGGTCGATCAGCCCACCCGCGACCACGCCGAAGCCGATCTAGCCGACAAAGCCACCCAGTATCGGCCCGAGCAACTAGCCGGATTCGCCGACAAAATCGCCAACTGCCTCAACCCCGACGGCAACTTCCGCGACGAGGACCGCGCCCGCCGCCGCGGCCTCACCCTGGGCAACCAACACGCCGACGGCATGTCGGAACTGCGCGGCTGGCTGACCCCCGAAGCGCGCGCCACCCTTGAGGCGGTGTGGGCCAAACTATCCGCTCCCGGCGTGTGCAACCCGACCGAGGACACCGCCTGCGTGGACGGACCGCCCAGCCAAGAGGCCATCGATGCCGACACCCGTTCACGGTCCCAACGCCACCACGATGGGCTCAACGCCGCCCTGCGCGCGGTGCTGGCCTCCGGCGAGCTGGGCCAACACAATGGGCTGCCCGCCTCGATCATCGTGACCACCACCTTGGCCGAGTTGGAAGCCGCCTCCGGCACCGGCCTCACCGGCGGCGGCAGCCTGCTACCGATGTCCGATGTGATCCGCCTTGCCCGCCACGCCCGCCACTATTTGGCAGTTTTCGACAAGGGCAAGACGCTGGCGCTCTATCACAGCAGACGCCTAGCATCACCGGGGCAGCGGATTGTCTTGTACGCCAAAGACCGTGGCTGCACAGCCCCGGGCTGCGATGTGCCCGGCTACTATTCCGAAGTCCATCACGTCACCCCCTACGCCCACTGCCGCGCCACCGACGTGAATGACCTGACCTTCGGTTGCGGCCCTCATCACCGGCTGATCAAACCCGGGGGCTGGACCACGCGAAAAAGCGCCAACGGCGACACCGAATGGCTAGCACCACCTCACCTAGACCGAGGCCAACCGCGTGTCAACGCGTTCCATCACCCGGAAAAGCTCTTGCGGCACGGGGACGACGACGAGGACGACGAGAGCGACCTAGAGGTCTGA
- a CDS encoding NADP-dependent succinic semialdehyde dehydrogenase: MPIATINPATGETVQTFTAASDEEVEAAIARAYARFTSYRHTSFAQRAQWANATADLLEAEADQTAALITLEMGKTLASAKAEALKCAKGFRYYAENAEAMLADEPADPGKVGASEAYGRYQPLGVVLAVMPWNFPLWQAVRFAAPALMAGNVGILKHASNVPQCALYLADVMARGGFPDDCFQTLLVGSSAVERILRDPRVAAATLTGSEPAGQSVGAIAGDEIKPTVLELGGSDPFIVMPSADLDAAVTTAVTARVQNCGQSCIAAKRFIAHTDIYDQFVDTFVAGMQALRVGDPTDPDTDVGPLATESGRDEVEKQVEDAAAAGAVIRCGGQRPDRPGWFYPPTVITDISKDMALYTDEVFGPVASVYRVRDIDEAIEIANATTFGLSSNAWTRDATEQRRFIDGIEAGQVFINGMTVSYPELPFGGVKRSGYGRELSAQGIREFCNLKTVWVA; the protein is encoded by the coding sequence GTGCCCATCGCCACGATCAACCCGGCCACCGGGGAGACGGTCCAAACCTTCACAGCGGCATCAGACGAGGAAGTCGAGGCGGCGATAGCCCGCGCATATGCGCGGTTCACCAGCTACCGTCACACCAGCTTCGCCCAACGCGCCCAGTGGGCGAACGCCACCGCCGACCTGCTCGAAGCCGAGGCGGATCAGACCGCCGCCCTGATCACCCTGGAGATGGGCAAGACGCTGGCCTCAGCCAAAGCCGAGGCACTGAAGTGCGCCAAGGGTTTTCGCTATTACGCCGAGAACGCCGAAGCAATGCTCGCCGACGAGCCAGCCGATCCGGGGAAGGTCGGGGCATCCGAGGCCTACGGTCGTTACCAACCGCTCGGCGTAGTGCTGGCCGTCATGCCGTGGAACTTTCCGCTGTGGCAGGCCGTGCGATTCGCCGCCCCGGCGCTCATGGCCGGCAACGTAGGCATTCTCAAGCACGCGTCGAACGTCCCGCAGTGCGCGTTGTACCTGGCTGACGTCATGGCCCGCGGCGGGTTCCCGGACGACTGTTTCCAGACCCTGCTCGTGGGATCCAGTGCCGTCGAGCGGATCCTTCGCGACCCCAGAGTCGCCGCGGCGACCCTCACTGGCAGTGAACCGGCCGGCCAATCGGTCGGTGCCATCGCCGGCGACGAGATCAAACCCACGGTGCTCGAGCTCGGCGGCAGCGACCCATTCATCGTGATGCCATCCGCCGATCTGGACGCGGCAGTCACCACCGCGGTCACCGCCCGGGTGCAAAACTGCGGCCAATCCTGCATCGCCGCCAAGCGATTCATCGCACACACCGACATTTACGACCAGTTCGTCGACACATTCGTCGCGGGAATGCAAGCGCTTCGGGTCGGCGACCCGACCGACCCGGACACCGATGTCGGTCCCCTTGCCACCGAGTCCGGTCGGGACGAGGTCGAAAAGCAGGTCGAAGACGCCGCCGCGGCCGGCGCGGTGATCCGCTGTGGTGGCCAGCGCCCGGACCGGCCGGGCTGGTTCTACCCGCCGACGGTGATCACCGACATCAGCAAGGACATGGCTCTTTACACCGACGAGGTTTTCGGCCCCGTCGCCTCGGTATACCGTGTCCGCGACATCGACGAAGCCATCGAGATCGCCAATGCCACCACCTTCGGGCTCAGCTCCAACGCCTGGACCCGGGACGCAACCGAGCAGCGACGCTTCATCGATGGCATTGAGGCCGGCCAGGTGTTCATCAACGGGATGACGGTGTCCTATCCGGAGCTGCCGTTCGGCGGTGTCAAACGGTCCGGCTACGGCCGAGAACTGTCGGCGCAGGGGATCCGCGAGTTCTGCAACCTCAAGACCGTGTGGGTCGCCTGA
- a CDS encoding lipase maturation factor family protein — protein sequence MGWFSAPEYWLGRLVLERGAAAIYLLAFVAAARQFRALIGEQGMLPVPRYLAEQSFFRTPSIFHFRYSDRLFAIICWSGAALAATMVAGLADLAPLWTAMLMWLTLWVLYLSIVNVGQTWYSFGWESLLLETGFLMIFLGNQRTAPPILTLWLVRWLLFRVEFGAGLIKMRGDRCWRNLTCLYYHHETQPMPGPLSWFFHHLPRPLHRVEVAGNHFAQLVVPFGLFAPQPVASIAAVIIVITQLWLVVSGNFAWLNWLTILLACSAIDQSWMESWAAALLPIPARPGLPGPPQWFIVVVLAFTAAIVVLSYWPARNLLSPHQRMNMSFNPFHMVNTYGAFGSICRVRREVVIEGTDEARITAQTVWKEYEFKGKPGAVRHLPRQWAPYHLRLDWLMWFAAISPGYALPWLTPFMMRLLRNDPPTVRLLRRNPFAQSPPRYVRAQLYEYRFTTVAELLRDHAWWHRTLIGGYVSPIALTNSDSPHAR from the coding sequence ATGGGGTGGTTTTCGGCGCCCGAATACTGGCTGGGCAGGCTGGTGCTCGAGCGCGGCGCGGCGGCAATCTATCTACTCGCATTCGTCGCGGCCGCGCGGCAATTCCGGGCGCTCATCGGAGAACAGGGGATGCTTCCTGTACCGCGGTATCTGGCCGAGCAATCGTTCTTCAGAACGCCGAGCATCTTTCACTTTCGTTATAGCGACCGTCTTTTCGCTATCATCTGCTGGTCCGGTGCGGCGCTAGCCGCGACGATGGTCGCCGGATTAGCAGACCTGGCACCGTTGTGGACGGCCATGCTGATGTGGCTGACACTGTGGGTGCTCTACTTGTCGATCGTCAACGTCGGACAGACGTGGTATTCGTTCGGCTGGGAGTCGTTGCTGCTGGAAACCGGTTTCCTGATGATCTTCCTCGGCAACCAGCGCACGGCCCCGCCGATTCTGACCTTGTGGTTGGTGCGCTGGCTGCTGTTTCGGGTCGAGTTTGGTGCCGGTCTGATCAAGATGCGCGGCGATCGGTGCTGGCGCAATCTGACGTGCCTGTACTACCACCATGAAACCCAGCCCATGCCAGGTCCGTTGAGCTGGTTCTTCCACCACCTACCGAGGCCGTTGCACCGGGTTGAGGTGGCGGGCAACCATTTTGCCCAGCTGGTAGTGCCGTTCGGGTTGTTCGCCCCGCAGCCCGTCGCAAGTATCGCGGCCGTGATCATCGTGATCACCCAGTTGTGGCTGGTCGTCTCGGGCAATTTCGCCTGGCTCAACTGGCTGACCATTCTGCTGGCATGCAGCGCGATCGATCAGTCTTGGATGGAGTCGTGGGCCGCCGCGCTGCTGCCGATACCCGCGCGGCCTGGGCTGCCTGGACCCCCGCAATGGTTCATCGTGGTCGTCCTCGCGTTCACGGCAGCCATCGTGGTCTTGAGCTACTGGCCAGCGCGCAACTTGCTGTCCCCTCATCAGCGAATGAACATGTCGTTCAACCCATTTCACATGGTCAATACTTACGGCGCATTCGGCAGCATCTGCCGGGTCCGCCGAGAGGTGGTGATCGAAGGCACCGACGAGGCGAGAATCACCGCGCAGACCGTCTGGAAGGAATACGAATTCAAGGGAAAGCCCGGTGCGGTGCGTCATCTGCCACGGCAGTGGGCGCCGTACCACCTGCGGCTGGATTGGCTGATGTGGTTCGCTGCTATCTCGCCGGGCTACGCGCTGCCGTGGTTGACACCATTCATGATGCGGCTGTTACGCAACGATCCCCCGACGGTGCGCCTGCTTCGCCGCAATCCCTTCGCGCAATCTCCACCCCGGTATGTGCGCGCGCAGCTCTACGAGTATCGATTTACCACGGTGGCCGAACTGCTCCGCGATCACGCTTGGTGGCACCGCACGCTGATCGGTGGGTACGTCTCCCCCATCGCGTTGACCAACAGCGATTCTCCGCATGCGCGGTGA